A portion of the Halopelagius inordinatus genome contains these proteins:
- a CDS encoding aldo/keto reductase has product MNHRPLGTTGYDVTEIGLGTWQLGGDWGDVTDEEGRDAVRAALDEGIDFLDTADVYGDGRSERLVGDVVDEYDAWDDVTVATKAGRRLDPHEADRYTEENLERFVDRSRENLGVDSLDLLQLHCPPTETYYRPETFDALANLRDDGKLSHFGVSVERVEEGLKAIEYPGVETVQIIFNPFRQRPANVFFREAKRRNVGVVVRVPLASGLLTGALSRDTDFPESDHRNYNREGDAFDVGETFAGVPFEAGLTAADELGAVVPEGTTLAQFTLRWILSFDAVSTVIPGSLNPEHIADNVAAASLPPLSSDQFQRVASVYDEHVREHVHDRW; this is encoded by the coding sequence GTGAACCATCGACCACTCGGAACGACGGGGTACGACGTGACCGAGATAGGCCTCGGGACGTGGCAACTCGGGGGCGACTGGGGCGACGTGACAGACGAGGAGGGACGAGACGCCGTCCGCGCGGCGTTGGACGAGGGTATCGACTTCCTCGACACGGCGGACGTCTACGGCGACGGACGGAGCGAACGACTCGTCGGCGACGTCGTAGACGAGTACGACGCGTGGGACGACGTGACCGTCGCCACGAAGGCGGGCCGCCGCCTCGACCCGCACGAGGCCGACCGCTACACCGAGGAGAACCTCGAACGGTTCGTCGACCGGAGTCGCGAGAACCTCGGCGTCGATTCGTTGGACCTGCTTCAACTGCACTGCCCGCCGACCGAGACGTACTACCGCCCCGAGACGTTCGACGCCCTCGCGAACCTGCGAGACGACGGGAAACTCTCTCACTTCGGCGTCAGCGTCGAGAGAGTCGAAGAGGGGTTGAAGGCCATCGAGTATCCGGGCGTCGAGACGGTGCAGATAATCTTCAACCCGTTCCGCCAGCGCCCAGCGAACGTGTTCTTCCGCGAGGCGAAGCGACGGAACGTCGGCGTCGTCGTCCGCGTCCCCCTCGCTTCGGGCCTCCTGACGGGCGCACTCTCGCGCGACACCGACTTCCCGGAGAGCGACCACCGCAACTACAACCGCGAGGGCGACGCCTTCGACGTGGGCGAGACGTTCGCGGGCGTCCCGTTCGAGGCGGGCCTGACGGCGGCCGACGAACTCGGCGCGGTGGTCCCCGAGGGGACGACGCTGGCGCAGTTCACGCTTCGGTGGATTCTGTCGTTCGACGCCGTCTCGACGGTCATCCCCGGGTCGCTGAACCCCGAACACATCGCCGACAACGTCGCCGCCGCGTCGCTCCCGCCCCTCTCGTCGGACCAATTCCAACGGGTCGCGTCCGTCTACGACGAACACGTCCGCGAACACGTCCACGACCGCTGGTGA
- a CDS encoding Gfo/Idh/MocA family protein, translating to MDDDRSFTTPLQMGIIGLGFIGTTVGGEFDAHPDVSVTALCDVNESARTQGGETFHVPGSSQYEDYRTMYEEETDLDAVLIGTPHTLHYEQVSAAFDAGLHVYCDKPMTTDLETARELYERSRESEEMLMVGYQRHLNPSFRTARERWEGTDRSPNWLTAEVTQNWVDRFEDTWRQNPDLSGGGYLYDTGSHLLDAVLWTTGLTPTAVSADMQFIDDERRVDGVGSLRIEFEEGATATVSVNGDAPATREHIHVWDDEGAVYLEGREWEPRNLKTIDPDSTEHLPYVDFEKQHNRASDFLRALREGTDPPATAHDGLRVTAVTEAAYESARADGEWVDVDVESVAEATSETASASTDASDD from the coding sequence ATGGACGACGACCGTTCTTTCACGACGCCGTTACAGATGGGTATCATCGGATTGGGATTCATCGGCACCACCGTCGGAGGCGAGTTCGACGCGCACCCGGACGTGTCTGTCACCGCACTCTGCGACGTAAACGAGTCCGCACGAACGCAGGGCGGAGAGACGTTCCACGTCCCGGGGTCTTCGCAGTACGAGGACTACCGGACGATGTACGAGGAGGAGACGGACCTGGACGCGGTTCTCATCGGGACGCCGCACACCCTCCACTACGAGCAGGTGTCCGCCGCGTTCGACGCCGGACTCCACGTCTACTGCGACAAGCCGATGACGACGGACCTGGAGACGGCCCGGGAGTTGTACGAACGGTCCCGAGAGAGCGAGGAGATGCTGATGGTCGGCTACCAGCGCCACCTCAACCCCTCGTTCCGGACGGCCAGAGAGCGCTGGGAGGGGACCGACCGTTCGCCGAACTGGCTCACGGCGGAGGTGACGCAAAACTGGGTCGACCGCTTCGAGGACACGTGGCGACAGAATCCCGACCTGAGCGGCGGCGGCTACCTCTACGACACCGGGAGCCACCTGCTCGACGCCGTCCTGTGGACGACCGGACTGACGCCGACTGCCGTCTCCGCGGACATGCAGTTCATCGACGACGAACGCCGCGTCGACGGCGTCGGAAGTCTCCGCATCGAGTTCGAAGAGGGGGCAACGGCCACCGTCTCGGTCAACGGCGACGCCCCCGCGACGCGCGAACACATCCACGTCTGGGACGACGAGGGAGCGGTCTATCTCGAAGGCCGCGAGTGGGAGCCTCGAAACCTGAAGACCATAGACCCCGACAGCACCGAACATCTCCCCTACGTCGACTTCGAGAAACAGCACAACCGCGCCTCGGACTTCCTGCGCGCCCTCCGCGAGGGGACGGACCCGCCCGCGACGGCCCACGACGGCCTGCGCGTCACCGCGGTCACCGAGGCGGCGTACGAGTCCGCGCGCGCGGACGGCGAGTGGGTGGACGTCGACGTCGAATCCGTCGCCGAGGCGACGTCGGAGACGGCGTCGGCATCGACCGACGCGTCGGACGACTGA
- a CDS encoding DUF5789 family protein: protein MAPDDPDDLAERDIRDANERRHERTEHVENILKETDTSLNDHKYPATSEELSRAYSDQRSDLPNETESLGSVFDRLDDEYDTAEEAREAVYNELTGEAMSDRTREGGVDAAEANDQRNLEEIADVESDRTDADDDGADGI, encoded by the coding sequence ATGGCACCCGACGACCCGGACGACTTGGCGGAACGAGACATCCGAGACGCGAACGAACGCAGACACGAACGCACCGAACACGTCGAGAACATCCTCAAAGAGACGGACACCTCCCTGAACGACCACAAATACCCCGCGACCAGCGAAGAACTGTCGCGGGCCTACTCGGACCAACGGAGCGACCTGCCCAACGAGACGGAGTCGCTCGGAAGCGTGTTCGACCGCCTCGACGACGAGTACGACACGGCCGAAGAGGCGCGCGAGGCCGTCTACAACGAACTGACGGGTGAGGCGATGTCCGACCGCACCCGCGAAGGCGGCGTCGATGCAGCAGAAGCCAACGACCAGCGAAACCTCGAAGAGATAGCGGACGTCGAAAGCGACCGCACGGACGCCGACGACGACGGAGCGGACGGTATCTGA
- a CDS encoding M24 family metallopeptidase, with amino-acid sequence MATRLPDSEFETRLALVRGRLADTDADAGVWFDATSIEYLTGFHHVQTERPVVLAVTEDRVEITVPRLEVDRVSETPTIDAVHRYFDYPGGNPTETAAEMLRELGAGRVAADADGAPGVMGFQGPSLSDFLDVETQHWVGRMRWEKSDAEIDCIRESAKWANLGHRHLAECTDVGAHPATVSQRASMEASRAMLDALGDRYAVRVRGDGPVTAGYISGRETALPHGHTPNERLSEGDVILTGATANVDGYYSELERTMFVGDPSPEDVHYFEVMLEAQTIAIDALGPGVEIGYVDDAVSEYFEEQGVADLAQHHVGHNIGLDGHEPPYIDGGWTDHVAEAYTDTVESDARMAPGHVYTIEPGIYTEEAGYRHSDTVAVTESGTETLTYYPRDLESNVIR; translated from the coding sequence ATGGCGACTCGCCTTCCCGACTCCGAGTTCGAGACGCGTCTCGCGTTGGTCCGGGGCCGACTCGCGGACACGGACGCCGACGCGGGCGTGTGGTTCGACGCGACGAGCATCGAGTATCTGACCGGCTTTCACCACGTCCAGACGGAACGACCGGTCGTCCTCGCGGTGACCGAAGACCGCGTCGAGATCACCGTCCCCCGCCTCGAAGTCGACCGGGTGTCGGAGACGCCGACGATAGACGCGGTGCACCGCTACTTCGACTACCCCGGCGGGAACCCCACCGAGACGGCGGCGGAGATGCTCCGCGAACTCGGCGCGGGACGCGTCGCCGCCGACGCGGACGGCGCGCCGGGCGTCATGGGCTTTCAGGGGCCGTCGCTGTCCGACTTTCTCGACGTAGAGACGCAACACTGGGTCGGTCGGATGCGGTGGGAGAAATCGGACGCCGAGATAGACTGCATCCGCGAGTCCGCGAAGTGGGCCAACCTCGGGCACCGCCACCTCGCGGAGTGCACCGACGTCGGTGCGCACCCCGCCACCGTCTCGCAACGCGCCTCGATGGAGGCGTCGCGCGCGATGCTCGACGCTCTCGGCGACCGGTACGCCGTCCGCGTCCGCGGCGACGGCCCGGTCACCGCGGGGTACATAAGCGGCCGCGAGACGGCGCTTCCGCACGGTCACACGCCGAACGAACGCCTCTCGGAGGGCGACGTGATACTCACGGGCGCGACGGCGAACGTCGACGGCTACTACTCCGAACTCGAACGAACGATGTTCGTCGGCGACCCCTCGCCCGAGGACGTCCATTACTTCGAGGTGATGCTGGAGGCGCAAACCATCGCCATCGACGCTCTCGGACCCGGCGTCGAGATAGGATACGTCGACGACGCCGTCTCGGAGTACTTCGAAGAACAGGGCGTCGCCGACTTGGCGCAACACCACGTCGGGCACAACATCGGACTCGACGGTCACGAACCGCCGTACATCGACGGGGGCTGGACCGACCACGTCGCCGAAGCGTACACCGATACGGTCGAGTCGGACGCCCGGATGGCGCCGGGCCACGTCTACACCATCGAACCCGGCATCTACACCGAGGAGGCGGGCTACCGCCACTCCGACACCGTCGCAGTCACCGAAAGCGGGACCGAGACGCTGACGTACTACCCCCGTGACCTCGAATCGAACGTGATTCGGTAG
- a CDS encoding DNA-3-methyladenine glycosylase family protein — MAVAKRTSLALPVAEPFEFGRSAEFAERFVPSTDSIVCLRDAVVTGGFAPEPFVAHLSVDGYGSAGRRTQAADTDDSGLVHARVQWVDEPGEGSAVATHLDAVLSLSTDLSPLYDAAGSDPAFARVVADVCGYHPLRFTTPFEAACWTALSRRTPTPVAVRRKRSLADAVGRVVSVDHADLRLFPTPERVAAAPDAVRATLSDRTARTVLDAAEAFAEEDLDSLPTPTLVARLRGIRGFDRRSAAAVGLRGFGRASLLPLGERRLRAAVADAYGLESASDDDVERLSEHYGDYRGYWARYLRAWASLRTDDESD; from the coding sequence ATGGCAGTCGCGAAGCGGACGAGTCTCGCTCTCCCCGTCGCGGAACCGTTCGAGTTCGGGCGGTCCGCCGAGTTCGCAGAGCGGTTCGTCCCGTCTACCGACAGCATCGTGTGCCTCCGTGACGCCGTCGTCACCGGCGGGTTCGCGCCGGAACCGTTCGTCGCCCACCTCAGCGTCGACGGATACGGTTCGGCGGGCCGACGGACGCAGGCGGCCGACACCGACGACTCGGGACTCGTTCACGCCCGCGTCCAGTGGGTGGACGAACCGGGCGAGGGGTCCGCCGTCGCGACGCATCTCGACGCCGTGCTCTCGCTTTCTACCGACCTCTCTCCGTTGTACGACGCCGCGGGCTCTGACCCCGCGTTCGCGCGCGTCGTCGCCGACGTGTGCGGCTATCATCCGCTCCGGTTTACGACGCCGTTCGAGGCCGCCTGTTGGACCGCCCTCTCCCGGCGGACGCCGACGCCCGTCGCCGTCCGGCGGAAACGCTCTCTGGCCGACGCCGTCGGCCGAGTCGTCTCCGTGGACCACGCCGACCTCCGCCTGTTTCCGACGCCGGAACGCGTCGCGGCGGCCCCCGACGCGGTTCGCGCGACGCTCTCCGACCGGACGGCGCGAACCGTCCTCGACGCCGCGGAGGCGTTCGCCGAGGAGGACCTCGATTCCCTCCCGACGCCGACCCTCGTCGCCCGCCTCCGTGGGATTCGCGGGTTCGACCGGCGGTCGGCCGCCGCCGTCGGACTGCGCGGGTTCGGCCGGGCGTCGCTTCTCCCTCTCGGAGAGCGTCGCCTCCGGGCGGCCGTCGCGGACGCCTACGGTCTGGAGTCGGCGTCGGACGACGACGTCGAACGACTGAGCGAGCACTACGGCGACTATCGCGGGTACTGGGCGCGATATCTCCGCGCGTGGGCGTCGCTCCGAACCGACGACGAGAGCGACTGA
- a CDS encoding HAD family hydrolase, producing the protein MAVSFDLFGTLVSVDRTADPAAAVAAELRERGVAVPDDWADAYAEVHVDAPSGAEVPLPAHVAAALRSRGVDVPANAARRAVVAAFDPEVETRPGAADAVAAARERGPVGLLSNCSVPELVARTTIRAAFDRDAFDATVTSVACGWRKPHPESFRTLANRLGVAPESVVHVGDDSETDGGVEAVGGRFVDVSDVSLESLAARLREGGDPCP; encoded by the coding sequence GTGGCAGTCTCGTTCGACCTCTTCGGCACTCTCGTCTCCGTGGACCGCACCGCCGACCCCGCGGCGGCAGTCGCGGCGGAACTCCGCGAACGCGGCGTCGCGGTACCCGACGACTGGGCGGACGCCTACGCCGAAGTCCACGTCGATGCGCCCTCGGGCGCGGAGGTACCCCTCCCGGCGCACGTCGCCGCCGCCCTCCGCTCTCGCGGCGTGGACGTCCCCGCCAACGCCGCCCGCCGGGCCGTCGTCGCCGCGTTCGACCCCGAGGTGGAGACGCGTCCCGGTGCGGCCGACGCCGTCGCCGCGGCGCGAGAACGCGGACCGGTCGGCCTCCTCTCGAACTGTTCTGTTCCCGAACTCGTCGCGCGGACGACCATCCGCGCCGCGTTCGACCGCGACGCGTTCGACGCGACGGTGACGAGCGTCGCCTGCGGGTGGCGAAAACCGCACCCCGAGTCGTTCCGGACGCTCGCGAACCGCCTCGGCGTCGCCCCCGAATCGGTGGTCCACGTGGGCGACGACTCCGAAACGGACGGCGGCGTTGAAGCCGTCGGCGGGCGGTTCGTCGATGTTTCGGACGTCTCGCTCGAATCGCTCGCGGCCCGCCTCCGCGAGGGGGGCGACCCGTGCCCCTGA
- a CDS encoding CobD/CbiB family cobalamin biosynthesis protein: MPLTAGAAVVIAAALDAAVAEPPDRVHPVARFGRLVGAVDREWVNPRRVGVAAAVFLPLAFAAAAAAVVAAGSVLDPWVGVALAGLVLFSTTSLRMLLDSAREVVAEADADVESARLSLRSLAGRDASELDAAHLRSAAVESVAENLADGLVAPLAAFAVCAPSSLALAAGAAAWVKGVNTLDSMLGYRSKPVGWAPARLDDAVMWVPARLSALLLAVAAGTPTVVASDRVRWLARRPASPNSGWPMATMAVTLPARLVKPGAYELDPAAYDLDPTTAGMGTPSLPSAADASRAVALARRAGLLAVALAVVVACS, translated from the coding sequence GTGCCCCTGACCGCCGGGGCCGCAGTCGTCATCGCCGCCGCCCTCGACGCCGCCGTCGCCGAACCGCCCGACCGCGTCCACCCGGTCGCTCGGTTCGGCCGCCTCGTCGGCGCGGTGGACCGCGAGTGGGTGAACCCCCGACGCGTCGGCGTCGCCGCCGCCGTCTTCCTCCCTCTCGCCTTCGCGGCCGCGGCCGCGGCCGTCGTCGCCGCCGGTTCGGTGCTCGACCCGTGGGTCGGCGTCGCCCTCGCCGGACTCGTGCTCTTCTCGACGACGAGTCTCCGGATGCTCCTCGATTCGGCCCGCGAGGTGGTCGCCGAGGCGGACGCGGACGTCGAATCCGCCCGCCTGTCGCTTCGCTCTCTGGCCGGGCGCGACGCCTCCGAACTGGACGCCGCCCACCTCCGCTCTGCGGCCGTCGAGAGCGTCGCGGAGAACCTCGCGGACGGCCTCGTCGCGCCCCTCGCGGCCTTCGCGGTCTGTGCGCCGTCGTCGCTCGCGTTGGCCGCGGGGGCGGCCGCGTGGGTGAAGGGCGTCAACACGCTCGACTCGATGCTCGGCTACCGTTCGAAGCCCGTCGGGTGGGCACCCGCGCGCCTCGACGACGCCGTGATGTGGGTCCCGGCGCGCCTCTCGGCGCTGCTTTTGGCCGTCGCCGCCGGGACGCCGACTGTCGTCGCCTCCGACCGGGTTCGGTGGCTCGCGCGCCGACCCGCCTCGCCGAACTCCGGATGGCCGATGGCGACGATGGCGGTGACGCTTCCGGCGCGACTGGTCAAGCCCGGCGCGTACGAGTTAGACCCGGCGGCGTACGACCTCGACCCGACCACGGCGGGGATGGGGACGCCGTCGCTCCCCTCGGCCGCCGACGCCTCTCGCGCCGTCGCGTTGGCGCGCCGCGCCGGACTCCTCGCCGTCGCCCTCGCGGTGGTGGTCGCGTGCTCGTGA
- the cobS gene encoding adenosylcobinamide-GDP ribazoletransferase, which translates to MLVTAVRGGLAFLTRLPVRTDEESWEAFRRTPAAFPLVGYVAGALAALALSVPFPAPTAVALYLAALYLLTGVTHADGLADLGDAAAVHGDAARRRDVLKDSSTGVGGALSLGVVLLVLALGAFSLTVSRGWHPPAVFAVALAAEVGAKAGMAYLVCTGRPAHEGMGSALAGDADASDFGSVAITLVPLVLVAAVVGGAGVVAAALAPVGVAHLVGRWAEEHLGGVSGDAFGAANELGRAVGLHAGVIAWTLF; encoded by the coding sequence GTGCTCGTGACCGCCGTTCGCGGCGGTCTGGCGTTCCTCACTCGCCTGCCGGTTCGGACCGACGAGGAGTCGTGGGAGGCGTTCCGCCGGACGCCCGCCGCCTTCCCCCTCGTCGGCTACGTCGCGGGCGCTCTCGCGGCACTCGCGCTCTCGGTCCCGTTTCCGGCACCGACGGCGGTCGCGCTCTATCTCGCCGCTCTCTACCTCCTCACCGGCGTCACACACGCCGACGGCCTCGCTGACCTCGGCGACGCCGCGGCCGTCCACGGCGACGCGGCGCGACGGCGGGACGTGCTGAAAGATTCGTCTACCGGCGTCGGCGGCGCGCTTTCGCTCGGCGTCGTCCTCCTCGTTCTCGCCCTCGGCGCGTTCTCTCTCACGGTTTCGCGCGGGTGGCATCCGCCGGCCGTCTTCGCCGTCGCTCTCGCCGCCGAAGTCGGCGCGAAGGCCGGGATGGCGTACCTCGTCTGTACGGGCCGCCCGGCCCACGAGGGGATGGGTTCCGCACTCGCGGGCGACGCCGACGCTTCGGACTTCGGTTCGGTCGCGATTACGCTCGTCCCCCTCGTTCTCGTCGCCGCGGTGGTGGGCGGGGCGGGCGTCGTCGCCGCGGCACTCGCGCCCGTCGGCGTCGCACACCTCGTCGGCCGATGGGCCGAAGAGCATCTCGGCGGCGTCAGCGGCGACGCGTTCGGCGCGGCGAACGAACTCGGGCGCGCCGTCGGACTCCACGCGGGGGTGATAGCGTGGACGCTCTTTTGA
- a CDS encoding NTP transferase domain-containing protein yields MCGGRGTRLGGETEKPLVEVCGTPMLDRVASALRESRVETVRAVVSPNAPETASRARDIGLATVETPGNGYVEDLRYALDSVGRPVVTVAADVPLVTARHVDDAIAASKRVGGRGGDEDGEDDGFASVTVCVPAALKRRLGASVDTTFDRDGRELAPTGLNVVSESAADTVRVTYDARLAVNVNRPDDAELAEDLCD; encoded by the coding sequence ATGTGCGGCGGCCGCGGCACCCGCCTCGGCGGCGAGACGGAGAAACCCCTCGTCGAAGTCTGCGGGACGCCGATGCTCGACCGCGTCGCGTCGGCACTGCGCGAGAGCAGGGTCGAAACCGTCCGAGCCGTCGTCTCGCCCAACGCGCCCGAGACGGCGTCTCGCGCTCGAGATATCGGTCTCGCGACGGTCGAGACGCCCGGGAACGGCTACGTCGAAGACCTGCGATACGCGCTCGACTCGGTGGGCCGTCCGGTCGTCACCGTCGCCGCCGACGTCCCTCTCGTCACCGCGCGCCACGTCGACGACGCGATAGCGGCGTCGAAGCGGGTCGGCGGTAGAGGAGGCGACGAGGACGGCGAAGACGACGGGTTCGCCTCGGTGACGGTCTGCGTTCCGGCGGCCCTGAAGCGCCGACTCGGCGCGTCGGTGGATACGACGTTCGACCGCGACGGGCGGGAACTCGCGCCGACGGGGTTGAACGTCGTCTCGGAGTCGGCGGCAGACACCGTGCGGGTTACGTACGACGCCCGCCTCGCGGTCAACGTGAACCGACCGGACGACGCCGAACTCGCGGAGGACCTGTGCGACTGA
- a CDS encoding nicotinate-nucleotide--dimethylbenzimidazole phosphoribosyltransferase, with protein sequence MRLILVAGATRTAERDGISAAGATRDLLLHTPSADAEILTYGRPIRAPVTPVSPSGCPTPAAVTRAVYELLDFETLVVDGGLARPTAAPTVGVGAKPGRDIGEPDPVQTAPGAFAAARELGRALPDEEVVVGETVPGGTTTAMAVLRALGEEWSVSSSLPENPVELKERVVAEAFDSSGVEPGQAAHTPELAVRFVGDPVLAVAAGLVAGALQSGTDVVLGGGTQMLAVAALVRHAGVPDPMTLATTSYLRDDVPQLDAAAASFDLELAVTDPGFDAPDAGPLSAYADGVAKEGAAMGGALHLASRERVRERVADATLDILARLDVDDGP encoded by the coding sequence GTGCGACTGATACTCGTGGCGGGCGCCACCCGCACGGCGGAGCGAGACGGAATCAGCGCCGCCGGCGCGACGCGTGACCTCCTCCTCCACACGCCGAGCGCCGACGCGGAGATTCTGACCTACGGGCGGCCGATTCGCGCGCCGGTCACGCCGGTCAGTCCGTCCGGTTGTCCGACGCCCGCGGCGGTCACCCGCGCGGTGTACGAACTGCTCGACTTCGAGACGCTCGTCGTAGACGGCGGTCTGGCCCGCCCGACGGCGGCACCGACCGTCGGCGTCGGCGCGAAACCCGGCCGCGACATCGGCGAACCGGACCCCGTCCAGACCGCGCCGGGAGCGTTCGCCGCCGCGCGGGAACTCGGCCGCGCGCTTCCCGACGAGGAGGTGGTCGTCGGCGAGACGGTGCCCGGCGGGACGACGACGGCGATGGCCGTCCTCCGCGCTCTCGGCGAGGAGTGGAGCGTCTCGTCGTCGCTCCCGGAGAATCCCGTCGAACTGAAAGAGCGAGTCGTCGCCGAGGCGTTCGACTCCTCGGGCGTCGAACCGGGGCAGGCGGCTCACACCCCCGAACTCGCCGTCCGGTTCGTCGGCGACCCCGTCCTCGCGGTGGCCGCCGGACTCGTCGCGGGCGCACTCCAGTCGGGGACCGACGTGGTCCTCGGCGGCGGGACGCAGATGCTCGCCGTCGCCGCACTCGTCCGCCACGCGGGCGTCCCCGACCCGATGACGCTCGCGACGACGTCGTACCTGCGCGACGACGTGCCGCAACTCGACGCGGCGGCGGCGTCGTTCGACCTCGAACTCGCCGTCACCGACCCGGGGTTCGACGCCCCGGACGCCGGACCGCTTTCGGCGTACGCGGACGGCGTCGCAAAGGAGGGTGCCGCGATGGGGGGTGCGCTCCATCTCGCGTCGCGAGAACGCGTCCGCGAACGCGTAGCCGACGCAACGCTTGATATTCTGGCCCGTCTCGACGTAGACGATGGACCCTGA
- a CDS encoding threonine-phosphate decarboxylase, translating into MDPDAVSSTSRVPHGGCEDDRLVDFSANTNPRRPPGSAMAYEAAFGVTSRYPADDYAEYRIAAAEYVDCDPKQVVPTAGGLAALRLAFGVTVDSGETVVLPEPSFGEYDREVRLQGGVPVPVAHDELLSVDPTEHAAVVVCNPNNPTGEAYPPTDLRAFLRRCREAGTVLVADEAFLDFTEFPSLAGEDGVVVARSLTKMFGMPGLRAGFAVATGGILDRLERARPTWGLSAPAADVGEFCMRQSSFVAETRDRVAKERARMRDALDDDYGVSPSDAPFLLLDVGDRDVDAVLAHARERGLSLRDARTFPGLDSHVRVAVRLPEENDRLIDALLDA; encoded by the coding sequence ATGGACCCTGATGCCGTCTCCTCGACGTCGCGCGTCCCGCACGGCGGTTGCGAAGACGACCGACTCGTGGACTTCAGCGCGAACACGAACCCGCGCCGTCCTCCCGGGTCGGCGATGGCGTACGAGGCGGCGTTCGGCGTCACCTCTCGGTACCCCGCCGACGACTACGCCGAATACCGCATCGCCGCCGCGGAGTACGTCGACTGTGACCCCAAACAGGTCGTCCCGACGGCGGGCGGACTCGCCGCCCTCCGCCTCGCGTTCGGCGTCACGGTCGATAGCGGTGAGACGGTCGTCCTCCCCGAACCGAGTTTCGGCGAGTACGACCGCGAAGTGAGGCTCCAAGGCGGCGTCCCCGTCCCCGTCGCCCACGACGAACTGCTCTCGGTGGACCCCACGGAACACGCCGCCGTCGTCGTCTGCAACCCGAACAACCCGACGGGCGAGGCGTATCCGCCGACCGACCTCCGCGCGTTCCTCCGGCGGTGTCGCGAGGCGGGAACCGTCCTCGTCGCAGACGAGGCGTTTCTCGACTTCACGGAGTTTCCCAGTCTCGCGGGCGAGGACGGCGTCGTCGTCGCCCGTTCGCTGACGAAGATGTTCGGCATGCCCGGCCTCCGGGCGGGCTTTGCAGTCGCGACGGGCGGCATCCTCGACAGACTCGAACGCGCGCGTCCGACGTGGGGGCTCTCCGCGCCCGCCGCCGACGTGGGCGAGTTCTGCATGCGGCAGTCGTCGTTCGTCGCGGAGACGCGCGACAGGGTCGCGAAAGAGCGCGCGCGGATGCGAGACGCACTCGACGACGACTACGGCGTCTCCCCGTCCGACGCTCCCTTCCTCCTCCTCGACGTGGGCGACAGAGACGTAGACGCCGTGTTGGCGCACGCCCGCGAGCGCGGACTGTCGCTCCGGGACGCGCGGACGTTCCCGGGACTCGACTCGCACGTCCGCGTCGCCGTCCGCCTCCCGGAGGAGAACGACAGACTCATCGACGCCCTCCTCGACGCCTGA